GGCTCCGCCTCCATCTGGAGACCAGCGGCGTGGAGCCCCTGCGGGGCCAGGTGGACTGGATCGTGCTGTCTCCCAAACGGCATCAGCCACCCCGGGACGACCTCATCCGCCTCTGCAACGAACTGAAGGTGGTCGTGCACAGCCACGACGACCTGGACTTCGCCCTGGCCATGGCACGCCAGGCCAACGCCTCGGGGAACCATCCGGCGCTGCTGCTGCAGCCGGGCTGGGAGAGCACCGAGGGGCAGCGCCTGGCCCTCGATTTCGTGCGCAGCCATGCCGACTGGCGCCTGAGCCTGCAGAGCCACAAGTGGCTGGCGATCCGCTGAGCCATGGCCACCACTCCCCCCACCACGATCGCGCTGCTCTCGGGCGGACTGGACTCCGCCACGGCCGCCGCCCTGGCCATCGAGGCTGGCCACCGGGTGATCGGCCTCTCCTTCGACTACGGCCAGCGCCACCGCCGGGAGCTCCTGGCGGCCAACGCCATCGCCGGGGCGCTGAACCTGGCGGAACACCACACCATCGCGGTGAACCTGGCGGCCTGGGGTGGGTCGGCCCTCACCGACCCCGCCCTGCCGGTGCCCCAGGACGGGACCGCCGAGGGAGTGATCCCCAGCACCTACGTGCCGGGTCGCAACACGGTGTTCATCGCCCTGGGGCTGAGCCTGGCCGAGGCCCGCGGCGCCGGTCGGCTGGTGCTGGGGGTGAATGCCGTGGACTACTCGGGCTACCCCGACTGCCGGCCCGACTATCTGGAGGCCTTCCAGACCCTGGCCGACCTGGCCAGCAAGGCCGGCCGCGAGGGGCGCGGGGTGCGCCTGTGGGCGCCGCTGGTGCAGTGGAGCAAGACCCGGATCGTGACCGAGGCCCTGCGACTGGGTGTGCCGATCGCCAGCACCTCGAGCTGCTACAGCGGCGGTGATCGGCCCTGTGGCGTCTGCGACAGCTGCCGCATCCGGGATGCGGCCCTGATCGAAGCGGGGCGGGCCGATCTGGTGGGTCGATGAGGGCTTCGGTGCGGCCCTGGGAGCCGGAACCGCCGGGCCCGCCCATGCCGGAGCCGCCGCCAGCCTCACCGCCACTGCTGCACCGGCCGCTTCCATGGCGCCCTCCGGAGCAGGTGGTGGAGCGTCTGGTGGGCGCCCTGGGCGCCGAGGGCCTGGTGTGGCTCGACAGCCAGGGGGCCACCGATTCGCCCCTGGCCGGTCGGAGCTTCCTGGCGGTGGCTCCGGCGGAGCAGCGCTGCTGCCATGGACTGCCGGGCGATCCCGGCGCCCGCGATCCCTTCGCGCTGCTGGCGGAGCTGGCGCTTCAGGCGAGGACCGAGGGGGACACCTGGCTGGGTTGGCTCAGCTACGAGGCGGGGGCCTGGGTGGAACCCGCCGAGCACTGGCGGCGCCCGGACATGGCCGTGCTCTGGGCCGTGCGGGCCGACCCCCTGGTAGTGATCGACCGAAGACGGGAGCGGCTGGAACTGCAGGGGCGGAACCCCACCAGCCTCGCCCGCTTCGCCGCCCTGCTGGAAACGCCGGCCGACCCCGCACCCCCCTGGCCTGCCCGCCTGGCGGCGCCACGGGACGGCTGGCGGTGGCACACCGACCGCCGGCAGTTCGCCGACCAGGTGCGCCAGGTGCAGGCCTTGATCGCTGGCGGCGATCTCTTCCAGGCCAACCTCACGGCCTGCTGCGAACAGCTGCTGCCTGAGGGTCCCAGCGCCGAAGCCCTGGTGGCCCTCCACCTGCGGCTGCGCCGCCATTGCCCGGCGCCGTTCGGTGGTCTGGCCATCGGCCGCGCCGGGGGCGGAGCCCCCCTCCAGGCCGTGCTGTCCACCTCCCCGGAGCGGTTTCTGCAGCTGATGCCGACGGGCCTGGTGCAGACCCGGCCGATCAAGGGCACCCGGCCCCGCCACGGCGAACCGGAAACCGACGCGGAGGCCGCCGCCGCACTGATCACCAGTGCCAAGGACCGCGCCGAGAACGTGATGATCGTGGATCTGCTGCGCAACGACCTTGGCCGGGTCTGCAGGCCCGGCTCGATCCGGGTTCCCCAGCTCGTGGGGCTGGAGAGCTATCCCCAGGTGCACCACCTCACCTCGGTGGTGGAGGGAGAGCTGGCGGCGGGGCAGGACGTGGTGACGCTGCTGAAGGCCTGCTGGCCCGGCGGCTCGATCACCGGAGCCCCGAAGGTGCGGGCCTGCGCCCGCCTCAACGCCCTGGAGCCGGTGCCGCGGGGGCCCTACTGCGGCTCCCTGTTCCGGCTGGGACCGGACGGCAGCCTGGACAGCAACATCCTGATCCGCTCGCTGCTGGTGCGGGGAGCCCGCCTGCGGGCCCACGCCGGCTGCGGGATCGTGGCCGACTCCGATCCGGACGATGAAGCCGAGGAGATGGGCTGGAAACTGGATCCACTGCTCGACGCCCTGGCATGAGCAGCGCCAGAGCCATCGCCTGGATCGGGACGCCGGAGGGGCCTGAACGCTGGGGACCGCCAGGCGACCTGGGCGTGCCGCTGCACGACCGGGGGCTGCTGCTCGCCGATGGGCTGTTCGAGACGCTGTGGGTGGAGGCTGGCCGGGCCCAGCTGCTGCGGCAGCACCTCGAGCGCTGGCACCAGGGCGCCGCCCTGCTGGGGATGGAGGCTCCACCCACCCAGGCGCAACTGGAACCCACGATCGCCACCGCCATCCGCCGCAGCGGCGGGATCAACGCGGCCCTGCGCCTGAACTGGAGTCGGGGCGAGGCCGGGGCTGGGGCCAGCCGCGGTCTGGCGATCCCGGCCGCCTGCCGGCACCGCTGCTGGCTGGTGCTCAGCCCGGCCGAGGCCTGCTTCACCCCGGTGCGCACGATCGTAAGCCCCACCGAACGCCGCTGCAGCACCAGCCTGCTGAGCCGGTGCAAGACCTTCGCCTACGGCAGCGCCATCCAGGCGCGCCGCCAGGCCGAAGCCGCCGGCGCTCACGACGCCCTGCTGGCCAGCAGCAGCGGGGGCCTCAGCTGCGGCACCGCCGCCAATCTCCTGGTGCTCCGTGGCGGCCGGTGGCTGACGCCACCGCTCTCCAGTGGCTGTCTGCCCGGTGTGATGCGGGGGCAGGCCCTCGCTCTGGGCATCGCCGAGGAAGCTCCCCTGGGCGTCGAGGATCTGCTCGCGAGCCAGGGAGCTCTGCTGCTGAACAGCCTGGGCTGCCGCCCCATCGAACAGCTGCAGGACCAGCGCCTGCCGCCGGTGGACGGAGCCGAACGGTTCTGGAGGGCCCTGCTGGACGGTTGAGCCTCGGGCCCAGGGAACTCAGACGCTCAGGAAACGCTCCACCACATCCTTGCTCAGCTCAGCGGTGGGGCCACTGGCCACCACCCCACCCTTCTGCATCGCGTAGTACCAGTCGGCCTGGCGCACGAAGTGCAGGTGCTGCTCCACCAGCAACACGCTCACGCCGGTGGTGGCGATGATCCGGCGCACGGCCCGCTCGATGTCGAGCACCACCGACGGCTGAATGCCCTCGGTGGGCTCATCCAGCAGCAGCAGCTTCGGCTTGCCGAGCAGGGCCCGGGCAATGGCGAGCTGCTGCTGCTGACCCCCGGAGAGGTCGCCCCCCTGGCGGTTGAGAAACTTCTCGAGCACGGGAAACAGCTCGAACACCACCGGGTCGATGTGGCGGTTGCGGCCCAGGCCGCCCGGCAGCGCTTCCAGCCCCAGCAGTAGATTCTCACGCACCGTGAGGCGCGGAATGATCTCCCGCCCCTGGGGCACGTAGGCGATGCCGCTGCGAGCCCGCCCGTGGGGCGGCAGGGCGGAGATGTCGCGCCCCTGCAGCTCCACGCGCCCGCTGCGCTGACGCAGCAGGCCCACCACGGTCTTGAGCAGGGTGGTCTTGCCGACGCCGTTGCGCCCGATCAGACACACCATCTGGCCGGAGCGCACGCTCAGATCCACACTGCGGAGGATGTGGCTCTCGCCGTAGTACACATTGAGGCCCTGAACTTCGAGCACCGTGTCGGTGACGGGATCGGGCGCTTCCTGCAGGGGGCTGGTGACGGTCATCGGCTTGGAAGTCAGTTGAATTCACCCTCGGATTCGCTGCCGAGATACACCTCGATCACCCGCGGATCGCTCTGCACCTGATCCATGGTGCCCTCGCAGAGCACGTGGCCTTCATGGAGCACCGTGACCGGCGCCTGCAGATCGCGGATGAACTCCATGTCGTGCTCGATCACGAGCACGGTGTGATCCCCGGAGAGCTGCTTGAGCAGATCGGCCGTGAGCTTGGTTTCCTCGTCGGTGAGGCCGGCCACCGGCTCATCCACCAGCAGCAGCTGCGGATCCTGCGCCACCAGCATGGCGATTTCCAGCCACTGCTTCTGGCCGTGGGAGAGGCCCCCGGCCCGCTGGTTGGCATGGGGCTCGAGCCCCACCACCCCCAGGAGATGCTGCACCCGATCCCGGGCGGTGGAATCCAGCCGGCCGAAGAGCAGATCAAAGGGGGACGACCGCCGGCTCACGGCCAGCTCCAGATTGCGGCGCGGCGTGAGGTTCTGGTAGACGCGCGGGGTCTGGAACTTGCGCCCGATGCCCAGCCTGGCGATCTTGTGTTCGCTGATGCCCAGCAACGACTGACCACGAAAGTGGACATCTCCCCTTGTGGGTTTCACCTTGCCGGTGATCACATCGAGGAAGGTGGTCTTGCCGGCGCCGTTCGGGCCGATCACGGCGCGCAGTTCACCGGGAGCGAGGGCGAGGTTGAGGTCGCTGAGGGCCCAGAAGCCATCGAAGCTCACACTCACCCCGCGCAGTTCGAGCAGCGGTGACACGGTCATGACCCACCTCCTTGCAGGTCCTGCTTTTCGGCCTGCACTGCCGGATCGAGATCGAGGCTTGGGTAGGTGGGCGCCAGCGGCGGCCAGCCCACCATGGCCTGGAGATGGCGCGGACCTCCCTGACGCCACCAGCCCACCAACCCATCGGGCAGGGCGGTGACCACCAGCAGGAAGAGGCCGCCCTGGATGAACAGCCAGGTTTCAGGCAGCTGCTCGCTCACCAGGCTCTTGGCGTAGTTGATCAGGACGGCACCGAGAACGGCGCCGATCAACGTGCCCCGGCCGCCCACCGCCACCCAGATCACCATCTCGATCGAGAAGGGCACCGCCATGAACTGGGGCGAGATGATGCCGGACTGCACGGTGTAGAGGGCCCCGCTCACCCCGGCCAGGGCCCCGGCGATGGCGAACACCACGGTCTTGTAGGCCGTGGGGTTGTAGCCGGTGAAGCGCAGGCGCGGTTCGTCATCGCGGATGGCGATCAGCGCATCGCCGAAGCGCCCGCGGGTGAGCCAGCGGCACAGCAGCCAGGAGGCCACCACCAGCAGCAGGGTGACCCAGAACAGCCAACGCTGCATGCCGTCACTACCCACCAGCTGGCCGAAGATGCGGGCCGTGTCGGTCTTGAGGCCGTTGGTGCCGTTGATCAGCTTCTGCTGGCCGTTGAAGAAGTTGAAGAACACCAGGAGGGAGGCCTGGGTGAGGATCGAGAAATAGACCCCCTTGATGCGGTTGCGGAACACCAGGTAGCCCAGCACCCCGGCCACCAGGGCCGGCAGCACCCAGATGCAGAAGAAGGTGAACAGGGGTGAGCCGAACGGCTTCCAGAAGGCCGGCAGTTCCTGAACGCCGTAGAGGCCGAAGAACTCGGGCAGCTGGCCAGGCGCCAGGCTCTTGAGCTGGAGGTACATGCCGATGGCATAGCCCCCGAGGGCGAAGAAAATCCCCTGACCGAGACTGAGCATGCCGGTGAAGCCCCAGATCAGGTCGATCCCCAGGGCCACGATGCCGAGGGAGAGAAACCGGCCGAGCAGGTTGAGCCGGAAGGGCGGCAACACGGCCGGAAGGATGAGGCCGGCCGCGATGATCAGCAGCCAGGGCAACCATTGACGCAGGCGTGACATGGATCAGGCCTCCACCATGCGTCCCTTCTGCGGGAACAGGCCGGCTGGCCTGAACTGCAGGAACACCACGATCACGGCGAACACGAGCACCTTCGCCATCGAGGTGGTGGCGAAGAAGGTGACCAGGGCGTTGAGCCCCTCGGGCATGGCCGGCCACACCAGCAGCAGGGAACCCGAGCCGATCACGTAGCTGAGCACGCCGATCCCCAGCGCAGCCACCACGGTGCCGAGCAGCTTGCCCACCCCGCCGAGCACCACCACCATGAAGCAGTCCACGATGTAGTTGCCGCCCAGATTCGGGCCCACCGAGCCCAGCAGGGTGACAGCAACCCCTGCCACGCCGGCCAGGCCCGAGCCCACCAGGAAGGTGAGGGCGTCCACGGTTTCGGTGGGGATGCCGAGGCAATCGCTCATCGGCCGGTTCTGGGTCACGGCACGGATCCGGATCCCCCAGACACTCTTCTGGAGAAACCAGGTGACCGCCGCCAGTGACACGATCGTGAGGGCGATGATGAACAGCCGGGCCACCGGCATGGTGAGCGCCCCGACCTGCAGGGAACCGCGAAGCCACACCGGTGCGGTCACGTCGATGTTGCGGGCGCTGAACCAGGGCTGATCGAGCACCCTCACGCCGCCGAGCACACTGGCGAGCACCACACCGGCCAGCGTCGCCACGATCCAGCTGCCCACGCCCAGCAACGGTGTCCAGCGCTGCTGCCACCAGGAGCGGGGGGTGAGCTTGGGCACCAGCAGACCCACCGCCACCGCCACCACCAGGCCGATGGCGAAGGCGCTGCTCACCGAGCGCACGAACTGCTGCAGGATCAGGCTCACGCCCCAGGTGGCGAGCAGGGTTTCCAGCGGTCGGCCGTAGAGACGTCGGATCACCGTCTTCTCCAGCAGCAATCCGACCAGACCGCTCACCACGAAGGCGGCGGGGATCGCCAGGATGATGTACAGCGGGAAGAGGGCTTCCAGCGGGCCGTTCTTGAACAGGTTCTGCACCACGAAGGTGGTGTAGGCCCCGAGCATCATCAGCTCGCCATGGGCCATGTTGATCACGCCCATCAGGCCGAACACCACCGCCAGGCCGAGGGCGGCCAGCACCAGCACCGATCCGATGGCGAGGCCGTTGAAAAGGGTTTCGTTGAAGAGATCCATAGGCCCTCGCAGGGGCGCCCAGGGGAACAGAAAACAGCGCGGAGGCCTGGGTTTTCCGGATTCGGCATTCTGCGGGGAGCGCCGAAGTCAGGAGCAGGATTTCAGCGACACAAGTGACACATGAAAGGAAGGGGGAGTGGACTCCCCCTTCCGGCGCCGGAGCACCACCGGCCCATGGGCCGGTGGTGGGTCAGCGACGCCTGGCGGCTCACATCTTGAACTTGCCGGGATCGGGCACGTCGGTGCGGGTCCAGTCGCAGGTGTAGCCCTTGGTTTCGGGCACGAACTGGTTCCAGGCGATGGGCTTGATCACGCCCTTGTCCTCGACGATCTTGAACATGCCGTCGTTCTGCACCTCACCGATGAGCACGCGCTTCTCGACGTGGTGGTTGGGCTGCACGGTGACGGTGCCCTGGGGAGCGTCGAAGCTGACGCCGATCAGGGCTTCACGCACCTTGTTGTCGTCGATGCTGTTGGCCTTCTCCGCAGCAGCGGCCCACAGGTACACCATCATGTAGGCGGATTCCGCCGGGTCGTTGGTGACGCGGTTGTCGCCTACTTCTTCTTGAAGTTCTCGGTGAACTCCTTGGAAGCGGGAGTGTCAAGCGACTGGAAGAAGTTCCAGGCCGCGAAGGTGCCCTCGAGATACTCAGGACCGATGGCTGCCACTTCCTCCTCGGCGATCGAGAAGCTCATGATCGAGTAGCCGTTGGCCGGGGTGATCCCTGCCGCCTTCATCTGCTTGAAGAAGGCCACATTGCTGTCGCCGTTCAGGGTGTTGACGATCACACCGCCGTTGGGCAGAGCCTGCTTGATCTTGGAGATGATCGGAGCCACTTCCGTGTTGCCGAGCGGCAGGTAGTCCTCACCCACCACGTTGCCGCCCATCGCCTTGAGCTGCTCCTTCATGATGGTGTTGGCCGTACGTGGATACACGTAGTCGGAGCCCACCAGGAAGAAGTCCTTGCCCTTGTTCTTGAGCAGCCAGTCCACAGCGGGCTCGGCCTGCTGGTTGGGGGCAGCGCCGCTGTAGAAGATGTTCTTGGAGCACTCCTGCCCTTCGTACTGGATCGGGTAGAAGAGGAAGTGGTCCTTGGCCTCGAACACCGGCAGCATGGCCTTGCGGCTGGCGGAGGTCCAACCGCCGAACACCACGGCCACCTGATCCTGGTCGATCAGTTTCTTGGCCTTCTCGGCGAAGGTGGGCCAATCGGAGGCACCATCTTCCTC
This sequence is a window from Cyanobium sp. PCC 7001. Protein-coding genes within it:
- a CDS encoding 7-carboxy-7-deazaguanine synthase QueE; amino-acid sequence: MPPRNPGALPVVEAFHSLQGEGLHTGQSAFFIRLAGCRVGCSWCDTKHSWPMAGHAEWSLSGLADAALAARQAGAGFVVITGGEPLHHDLTALCALLRSHGLRLHLETSGVEPLRGQVDWIVLSPKRHQPPRDDLIRLCNELKVVVHSHDDLDFALAMARQANASGNHPALLLQPGWESTEGQRLALDFVRSHADWRLSLQSHKWLAIR
- the urtE gene encoding urea ABC transporter ATP-binding subunit UrtE; protein product: MTVTSPLQEAPDPVTDTVLEVQGLNVYYGESHILRSVDLSVRSGQMVCLIGRNGVGKTTLLKTVVGLLRQRSGRVELQGRDISALPPHGRARSGIAYVPQGREIIPRLTVRENLLLGLEALPGGLGRNRHIDPVVFELFPVLEKFLNRQGGDLSGGQQQQLAIARALLGKPKLLLLDEPTEGIQPSVVLDIERAVRRIIATTGVSVLLVEQHLHFVRQADWYYAMQKGGVVASGPTAELSKDVVERFLSV
- the queC gene encoding 7-cyano-7-deazaguanine synthase QueC, translating into MATTPPTTIALLSGGLDSATAAALAIEAGHRVIGLSFDYGQRHRRELLAANAIAGALNLAEHHTIAVNLAAWGGSALTDPALPVPQDGTAEGVIPSTYVPGRNTVFIALGLSLAEARGAGRLVLGVNAVDYSGYPDCRPDYLEAFQTLADLASKAGREGRGVRLWAPLVQWSKTRIVTEALRLGVPIASTSSCYSGGDRPCGVCDSCRIRDAALIEAGRADLVGR
- a CDS encoding aminotransferase class IV yields the protein MSSARAIAWIGTPEGPERWGPPGDLGVPLHDRGLLLADGLFETLWVEAGRAQLLRQHLERWHQGAALLGMEAPPTQAQLEPTIATAIRRSGGINAALRLNWSRGEAGAGASRGLAIPAACRHRCWLVLSPAEACFTPVRTIVSPTERRCSTSLLSRCKTFAYGSAIQARRQAEAAGAHDALLASSSGGLSCGTAANLLVLRGGRWLTPPLSSGCLPGVMRGQALALGIAEEAPLGVEDLLASQGALLLNSLGCRPIEQLQDQRLPPVDGAERFWRALLDG
- the urtC gene encoding urea ABC transporter permease subunit UrtC — encoded protein: MSRLRQWLPWLLIIAAGLILPAVLPPFRLNLLGRFLSLGIVALGIDLIWGFTGMLSLGQGIFFALGGYAIGMYLQLKSLAPGQLPEFFGLYGVQELPAFWKPFGSPLFTFFCIWVLPALVAGVLGYLVFRNRIKGVYFSILTQASLLVFFNFFNGQQKLINGTNGLKTDTARIFGQLVGSDGMQRWLFWVTLLLVVASWLLCRWLTRGRFGDALIAIRDDEPRLRFTGYNPTAYKTVVFAIAGALAGVSGALYTVQSGIISPQFMAVPFSIEMVIWVAVGGRGTLIGAVLGAVLINYAKSLVSEQLPETWLFIQGGLFLLVVTALPDGLVGWWRQGGPRHLQAMVGWPPLAPTYPSLDLDPAVQAEKQDLQGGGS
- the urtD gene encoding urea ABC transporter ATP-binding protein UrtD, with translation MTVSPLLELRGVSVSFDGFWALSDLNLALAPGELRAVIGPNGAGKTTFLDVITGKVKPTRGDVHFRGQSLLGISEHKIARLGIGRKFQTPRVYQNLTPRRNLELAVSRRSSPFDLLFGRLDSTARDRVQHLLGVVGLEPHANQRAGGLSHGQKQWLEIAMLVAQDPQLLLVDEPVAGLTDEETKLTADLLKQLSGDHTVLVIEHDMEFIRDLQAPVTVLHEGHVLCEGTMDQVQSDPRVIEVYLGSESEGEFN
- a CDS encoding anthranilate synthase component I family protein, whose product is MRASVRPWEPEPPGPPMPEPPPASPPLLHRPLPWRPPEQVVERLVGALGAEGLVWLDSQGATDSPLAGRSFLAVAPAEQRCCHGLPGDPGARDPFALLAELALQARTEGDTWLGWLSYEAGAWVEPAEHWRRPDMAVLWAVRADPLVVIDRRRERLELQGRNPTSLARFAALLETPADPAPPWPARLAAPRDGWRWHTDRRQFADQVRQVQALIAGGDLFQANLTACCEQLLPEGPSAEALVALHLRLRRHCPAPFGGLAIGRAGGGAPLQAVLSTSPERFLQLMPTGLVQTRPIKGTRPRHGEPETDAEAAAALITSAKDRAENVMIVDLLRNDLGRVCRPGSIRVPQLVGLESYPQVHHLTSVVEGELAAGQDVVTLLKACWPGGSITGAPKVRACARLNALEPVPRGPYCGSLFRLGPDGSLDSNILIRSLLVRGARLRAHAGCGIVADSDPDDEAEEMGWKLDPLLDALA
- a CDS encoding urea ABC transporter permease subunit UrtB — its product is MDLFNETLFNGLAIGSVLVLAALGLAVVFGLMGVINMAHGELMMLGAYTTFVVQNLFKNGPLEALFPLYIILAIPAAFVVSGLVGLLLEKTVIRRLYGRPLETLLATWGVSLILQQFVRSVSSAFAIGLVVAVAVGLLVPKLTPRSWWQQRWTPLLGVGSWIVATLAGVVLASVLGGVRVLDQPWFSARNIDVTAPVWLRGSLQVGALTMPVARLFIIALTIVSLAAVTWFLQKSVWGIRIRAVTQNRPMSDCLGIPTETVDALTFLVGSGLAGVAGVAVTLLGSVGPNLGGNYIVDCFMVVVLGGVGKLLGTVVAALGIGVLSYVIGSGSLLLVWPAMPEGLNALVTFFATTSMAKVLVFAVIVVFLQFRPAGLFPQKGRMVEA